The Desulfoscipio gibsoniae DSM 7213 genome contains a region encoding:
- a CDS encoding acetate--CoA ligase family protein yields MEGITQPEKLVEALRKAARMKKPIIVLKTGKSQKSRQIAASHTGSLSGSDQVVRMLMHRYGVIEAEDLEDLCGKATAFSWLRELPQGNRTVFMNVSGGEAGVTADLVDQFQIPLAEYSPETRKCLSGLLPDYGSINNPFDMTAGIGYNTPLLVKALQAISKDPGVDMIAMCYTITPEIFDATISHMVDAVRIVCEAGNNKPIVWINFIEHTRHQESAFILKRSGVPLLATGHYAFRSLKAIQTYALSQIEDLPVSLPEQKHPDDSRVLSEYDSLCFLEINGVPIPPCEMTNTLENTLRAGNKLGYPLSCKVNSADIQHKSDVGGVKLNIKNPEELADAYQTIMANVAEKCPQAKVDGVLLKPMIKQGVEIIVGVNNDPQFGLTVLAGMGGVFVELFKDVQMANAPLTFRQAKEMIQKLQAFPLLNGYRGRKPCDIGALVDLVVKIGEMAALHKDRIKELDLNPVIVTDDGVAIADALLVQYIPS; encoded by the coding sequence TTGGAGGGCATCACGCAACCCGAAAAGCTGGTTGAGGCCCTGCGCAAAGCCGCCCGAATGAAAAAACCCATTATTGTTTTGAAAACCGGGAAGTCCCAAAAATCCCGTCAGATCGCTGCGTCACATACCGGCAGCCTCTCGGGTTCCGACCAAGTGGTTCGCATGCTGATGCACAGGTATGGGGTAATTGAGGCGGAAGATTTGGAAGATCTCTGCGGCAAGGCAACCGCATTTTCATGGTTGCGCGAGTTACCACAGGGAAACAGAACTGTGTTTATGAATGTCTCTGGCGGGGAGGCCGGCGTAACCGCCGATTTAGTCGATCAATTCCAAATTCCCTTGGCGGAGTACAGTCCAGAGACACGGAAGTGTTTGTCCGGCTTATTGCCGGACTATGGTTCTATCAACAACCCGTTCGATATGACTGCGGGAATCGGCTACAATACGCCGCTACTCGTGAAGGCTTTGCAGGCGATTTCCAAAGATCCCGGTGTAGATATGATTGCGATGTGCTATACTATCACTCCGGAAATATTTGATGCAACAATCTCTCACATGGTGGACGCGGTACGGATAGTATGCGAGGCGGGCAACAACAAACCCATTGTATGGATAAACTTCATTGAGCATACACGGCATCAAGAATCCGCCTTCATATTGAAGCGCAGCGGTGTTCCCCTGCTGGCCACCGGCCATTACGCCTTTCGAAGCTTAAAAGCAATTCAGACGTATGCGCTTTCACAAATTGAGGATCTTCCGGTGAGCCTGCCTGAACAGAAGCACCCCGACGATTCTCGGGTTCTGTCGGAATATGACAGCTTGTGTTTTCTGGAGATTAACGGTGTGCCTATACCGCCCTGTGAAATGACCAACACGCTGGAGAACACGTTGAGGGCGGGTAATAAGCTCGGCTATCCACTGTCCTGCAAAGTAAATTCAGCTGATATTCAGCACAAGTCGGATGTGGGGGGAGTCAAGCTGAACATTAAAAACCCGGAGGAACTTGCCGACGCTTATCAAACGATTATGGCCAATGTAGCGGAAAAGTGTCCACAAGCGAAGGTTGACGGCGTACTGCTGAAGCCAATGATCAAACAAGGTGTGGAGATCATCGTCGGTGTCAACAACGATCCACAGTTTGGCCTGACAGTTTTGGCCGGCATGGGCGGAGTATTTGTGGAATTGTTCAAGGACGTGCAGATGGCAAACGCTCCACTCACCTTCCGGCAGGCCAAGGAGATGATCCAAAAGCTTCAAGCATTCCCGCTGCTCAACGGTTACCGAGGGCGCAAGCCGTGCGACATTGGTGCTCTGGTAGATCTGGTGGTTAAAATCGGCGAAATGGCCGCCTTGCACAAGGACCGCATAAAGGAACTGGATTTGAATCCGGTAATCGTCACCGATGATGGGGTGGCCATTGCGGACGCTCTGCTTGTCCAATATATTCCGTCTTGA
- a CDS encoding CoA-binding protein, with the protein MDLNKLIKPKSIAIIGASEKDGFGGDCTRNLFKFSDNLDRVYLVNPRRDTVFGHKCYKSVTDIDDTVDLCVICTPKSTVIPLLKETAAKGCGGAVVFASGYGETGLEGKKLERELIETANQLGIAIMGPNCAGFANFIDKVFSFAFLVEERDRTGNIGFISQSGQVVLAGLDLPTMGFSYVISSGNSCNVKVEDYLMFLVDDP; encoded by the coding sequence ATGGATTTAAACAAGCTCATCAAACCCAAGTCTATCGCCATCATCGGAGCTAGCGAAAAAGATGGCTTCGGCGGCGACTGCACTCGCAACCTTTTCAAGTTCTCAGACAATCTTGATCGCGTCTATTTGGTGAATCCCAGGCGAGACACTGTGTTCGGGCATAAATGCTATAAAAGCGTTACCGATATAGACGACACAGTAGATCTGTGTGTCATTTGTACACCGAAATCCACTGTAATTCCCTTGCTTAAGGAAACTGCCGCTAAAGGGTGCGGCGGAGCAGTCGTCTTTGCCAGCGGCTACGGCGAAACCGGCTTAGAAGGAAAAAAGCTCGAGCGGGAACTCATCGAAACTGCGAACCAACTGGGTATAGCAATCATGGGTCCCAACTGTGCGGGCTTTGCCAACTTCATCGACAAAGTGTTTTCGTTTGCCTTTTTAGTGGAGGAGCGCGACCGCACCGGGAATATCGGGTTTATCTCCCAGAGCGGCCAAGTCGTATTAGCTGGACTGGACTTGCCAACCATGGGCTTCTCCTATGTAATTTCCTCCGGAAACAGCTGTAACGTCAAGGTAGAGGACTACCTGATGTTTTTGGTGGACGATCCCTGA
- a CDS encoding 2-oxoacid:acceptor oxidoreductase family protein, which yields MFAIDATDKANALGNSRAANLVMLGAMMCATGLIEREIFGKGLNAYFEKKGYNTPSNLECYNIGYEQAEEK from the coding sequence GTGTTTGCGATTGATGCCACCGACAAAGCCAACGCATTGGGCAACAGCCGTGCTGCCAACCTTGTTATGCTTGGCGCCATGATGTGCGCCACCGGATTAATTGAGCGCGAAATCTTTGGAAAAGGACTCAACGCTTACTTTGAGAAGAAAGGATACAATACGCCATCAAATTTGGAGTGCTATAACATTGGGTATGAGCAGGCCGAAGAAAAATAA
- a CDS encoding IclR family transcriptional regulator: MPISDKKMEPIQSISRALMVLEAIAESGALSINELHNRLGLNKPSLSRIAATLYTNGYLNKDPKTGDYMLTLKTFEIGVKAVRNLDYINLIKGTLAELSSQLGLIAQFSIEDRNEILCLESFDHKNSGFSIYTRVGQRSPLYCTSAGKAILSTYSNEEILKKWDHMNVKQLTENTIIDAQHLLQDIAKTRQRNYALDLEENEHGVFCIGTVLLNYNRRPIGAISLSGNNLTETDQEHYGKVLLQHTQRLSNMLGYA; the protein is encoded by the coding sequence ATGCCAATATCAGATAAGAAAATGGAGCCTATCCAATCTATTAGTCGTGCATTGATGGTATTGGAGGCGATTGCTGAAAGCGGAGCACTAAGTATAAATGAATTACACAATCGACTGGGACTGAATAAACCGTCACTGTCACGAATTGCAGCTACTCTATACACTAATGGTTATTTGAACAAAGATCCTAAAACAGGAGACTATATGTTAACACTAAAAACATTTGAAATTGGCGTAAAAGCTGTAAGGAATCTGGACTATATTAATCTAATCAAAGGCACTCTGGCGGAGCTTTCTTCTCAGTTGGGCTTAATTGCCCAATTTTCCATAGAGGATCGAAACGAGATTCTTTGCTTGGAGAGTTTTGACCATAAGAATTCTGGTTTTTCTATTTATACGAGAGTTGGGCAACGTTCCCCGCTATATTGTACAAGTGCCGGTAAGGCGATTTTGAGCACATATTCCAATGAGGAAATACTTAAAAAATGGGATCACATGAACGTAAAGCAATTGACTGAGAATACCATTATAGATGCGCAACATTTGTTACAGGATATTGCTAAAACTCGCCAGCGCAATTATGCTCTAGACCTAGAAGAAAATGAACATGGGGTGTTTTGCATAGGAACGGTCTTATTGAACTATAATCGCAGGCCAATCGGTGCAATCAGTTTGTCAGGCAACAATTTGACAGAGACTGACCAGGAACACTATGGAAAAGTATTGCTTCAGCATACCCAACGACTATCAAATATGCTTGGATATGCCTAA